The proteins below are encoded in one region of Micromonospora pisi:
- a CDS encoding NUDIX hydrolase → MGRVEYWNDPNAPKANTLVPACGVLAVDDQGAILLQRRRDTGQWALPMGKMEIGETPTQCAVRETREETGVDVEVIGILGVYSDPGHIVAYTDGEVRQEYEVTLLARPIGGVPAANDEASEVGWFPPDELAALDIHPTMRRQIVDYLDGRLPHVD, encoded by the coding sequence AATACGCTCGTACCGGCGTGTGGGGTCCTGGCGGTCGACGACCAGGGCGCGATCCTGCTTCAACGGCGCCGCGACACCGGTCAATGGGCGTTGCCGATGGGCAAGATGGAGATCGGCGAAACTCCGACCCAGTGCGCGGTCCGGGAGACCCGGGAGGAGACTGGTGTTGACGTTGAGGTGATCGGCATCCTTGGCGTCTACTCCGACCCCGGTCACATCGTGGCCTACACCGACGGCGAGGTCCGCCAGGAGTACGAAGTGACTCTGTTGGCGCGCCCAATCGGCGGCGTCCCGGCCGCAAACGACGAGGCAAGCGAGGTGGGCTGGTTCCCGCCGGACGAGCTGGCGGCGCTGGACATCCACCCGACAATGCGGCGGCAGATCGTGGACTACCTCGACGGCCGGCTGCCACATGTCGATTAA
- a CDS encoding HAD family hydrolase, with amino-acid sequence MTRPNLRTIADRTRYVLLDFDGPVCSIFANYPAPTVATELRRLLVDQGVTLPEHIQTEADPLALLRFTATLNQPTITRRIDDALRTAEVTAAATAEPTPYAREVIVTAHQTGRRVAVVSNNSAEAVRAYLSARRLTDYIHPIIGRTHGQPDQMKPNPAPVLTAVRDLHADSEQCVLVGDSESDIEAAQAARVTAIGYANKRGKRTRLAKAEAIIGSMAELATALAGEEL; translated from the coding sequence GTGACCCGCCCCAACCTGCGCACCATCGCCGACCGCACCCGCTACGTGCTGCTCGACTTCGACGGCCCCGTGTGCAGCATCTTCGCCAACTACCCCGCCCCCACCGTCGCGACCGAGCTGCGACGCCTCCTCGTCGACCAGGGCGTGACCCTCCCCGAGCACATCCAGACCGAGGCGGACCCGTTGGCCCTGCTCCGGTTCACCGCCACCCTGAACCAGCCGACCATCACCCGCCGCATCGACGACGCACTCCGAACCGCAGAAGTCACCGCGGCTGCCACCGCCGAACCCACCCCGTACGCACGCGAAGTCATCGTGACCGCCCATCAGACCGGCCGACGCGTCGCCGTCGTCTCCAACAACTCGGCCGAAGCCGTACGCGCCTATCTCAGCGCCCGACGCCTCACCGACTACATTCACCCGATCATCGGCCGAACCCACGGCCAGCCCGACCAGATGAAGCCCAACCCGGCACCGGTCCTCACCGCCGTCCGCGACCTGCACGCCGACTCCGAGCAATGCGTCCTCGTCGGCGACTCCGAGAGCGACATCGAAGCCGCCCAGGCCGCCCGGGTCACCGCCATCGGTTACGCCAACAAGCGCGGCAAACGCACCCGCCTCGCCAAAGCCGAAGCCATCATCGGCAGCATGGCCGAACTCGCCACTGCTCTTGCTGGCGAGGAGCTATAG
- a CDS encoding GntR family transcriptional regulator, with protein MSLDPDDPRTPSQQIAAALRAEIKTGKFAPGEKLPSQHDLVERFSVARETIKAALRKLQEERLIVTRQGSGTFVRANTERPVGLRPHVERAFEATHVTIDFAGFSGETLYNAIQETLDKVRIGRLTPESIRLRVLISDMTAPMAIPCRAEDQADDPAIRARAQRITDRSIHAVIDAVQELADLDLVKSASTEVRVHKAAPLFKLFVINEEEAFFGFYPVVEHTVTIDGKPMAIYDAMGKDAILFPFTPSDEDSSNDALYVEQARAWFDSMWRTIAREYTS; from the coding sequence ATGAGTCTTGACCCCGACGACCCCCGGACACCGTCACAGCAGATCGCGGCAGCCCTGCGCGCCGAGATCAAGACCGGCAAGTTCGCCCCCGGCGAGAAGCTGCCCTCGCAACACGACTTGGTCGAGCGGTTCAGCGTCGCCCGCGAAACGATCAAAGCCGCCCTCCGCAAGCTCCAGGAGGAACGGCTGATCGTCACCCGCCAGGGCAGCGGTACCTTCGTACGAGCCAACACCGAACGCCCCGTCGGCCTACGCCCGCACGTCGAGCGTGCCTTCGAGGCCACCCACGTCACGATCGACTTCGCCGGCTTCTCGGGTGAGACGCTCTACAACGCGATCCAGGAAACCCTGGACAAGGTACGCATCGGCCGGCTCACCCCGGAGTCGATCCGGCTGCGCGTTCTCATCTCCGACATGACCGCCCCGATGGCGATCCCGTGCCGCGCCGAGGACCAGGCCGACGACCCCGCCATCCGCGCCCGCGCCCAGCGCATCACCGACCGGTCGATCCACGCCGTCATCGACGCCGTCCAGGAACTCGCCGACCTGGACCTGGTCAAGAGCGCGTCAACCGAGGTACGCGTCCACAAGGCCGCCCCGTTGTTCAAGCTGTTCGTCATCAACGAGGAAGAAGCGTTCTTCGGCTTCTACCCCGTCGTCGAACACACCGTCACCATCGACGGCAAGCCGATGGCCATCTACGACGCCATGGGCAAGGACGCCATCCTCTTCCCGTTCACCCCCAGCGACGAGGACTCCTCCAACGACGCCCTCTACGTCGAGCAGGCCCGCGCCTGGTTCGACAGCATGTGGCGCACCATCGCCCGCGAGTACACGTCGTGA
- a CDS encoding transcriptional regulator produces MALRGGTRFSVRCEDVFPAGCALVPESMGEVEDFDEKTGRRSPAKDKVTGQRVWQVRVMDLDPELGKRSRETTVKISADYQPVPPTGTPFEAVEFDGMTVTPYVASNGRMAYSLRATGMRAPAGVTSKAAA; encoded by the coding sequence ATGGCTCTCAGGGGCGGAACGAGGTTTTCGGTCCGGTGTGAGGACGTGTTCCCGGCGGGGTGCGCGTTGGTGCCCGAGTCGATGGGCGAGGTGGAGGACTTCGATGAGAAGACGGGCCGTCGGTCCCCGGCGAAGGACAAGGTGACTGGTCAGCGGGTGTGGCAGGTGCGGGTGATGGACCTGGACCCGGAGTTGGGAAAGCGGTCGCGGGAGACGACGGTGAAGATCTCGGCTGACTACCAGCCGGTGCCGCCGACGGGTACGCCGTTCGAGGCGGTGGAGTTCGACGGGATGACGGTCACGCCGTACGTGGCGAGCAACGGTCGGATGGCGTACTCGCTGCGGGCGACCGGGATGCGCGCTCCGGCGGGCGTGACGAGCAAGGCGGCGGCGTAG
- a CDS encoding FtsK/SpoIIIE domain-containing protein produces the protein MTTGGDFVVFRPKRFELPVWAVILGLLARWVGKAVWWCLRHPIATTSTCFVIAVYVDYGWSGLLVPLVLAGAGSAVWRWKHEPSWWTWLAGPLLGRFRQAFVYRRVWREAMTLCGLASTYDHQTVLPELLSVRSDQALDVLTIRMVRGQTPTDFQRVTANLAYAFGRRYARVYSERPDDAPTRTGRWAWLLRLVDRVRFRDRPTVVYLVLVRTDALRTIVPPFPVPTVPDFTALPLARREDLRTWCLHLLATHVLIGGATRRGKGSVLWSLVRSLAGGVASGLVRLWVIDPKGGMEFALGRPMFARFACKSFEAMADLLDEAVVVMRERQTRLAGNVRVHTPTVDDPLVVVVIDEMAALTAYLQDGELRKRIAASLGMLLSQGAGVGVLVVAALQDPRKEVLPFRDLFPTRIALGLTEESHVDMILGDGARDRGALADQMPRWAKGVGYVILDGTPEPMRVRFSYLTDEQIRDMAREYPAPADAADILAQVGRETATEPVRVPLPRRPVAGPLIPDTLLKLLNRDTDKRGGEPR, from the coding sequence ATGACCACGGGCGGGGACTTCGTGGTGTTTCGGCCAAAGCGGTTCGAGCTGCCGGTCTGGGCGGTGATCCTCGGCCTGCTCGCCCGGTGGGTCGGTAAGGCGGTGTGGTGGTGCCTGCGGCACCCGATCGCCACCACCTCGACCTGCTTCGTCATCGCGGTCTACGTCGACTACGGCTGGTCGGGGTTGCTGGTGCCGCTGGTCCTGGCCGGCGCGGGCTCGGCGGTATGGCGGTGGAAGCACGAACCGTCCTGGTGGACGTGGCTGGCGGGTCCGTTGCTCGGCCGGTTCCGGCAGGCGTTCGTCTACCGGCGGGTCTGGCGGGAGGCCATGACGCTGTGCGGGTTGGCCAGCACGTACGACCATCAGACCGTCCTGCCCGAGCTGCTGTCGGTGCGGTCGGATCAAGCCCTCGATGTGCTGACGATTCGGATGGTGCGCGGTCAGACCCCGACCGACTTCCAACGGGTGACCGCGAACCTGGCGTACGCGTTCGGCCGGCGGTACGCACGGGTGTACTCCGAACGGCCCGACGATGCCCCGACCCGTACCGGCCGGTGGGCGTGGCTGCTGCGGCTGGTCGACCGGGTGCGGTTCCGGGACCGCCCGACGGTGGTCTACCTGGTCCTGGTGCGTACGGATGCGCTGCGGACGATCGTGCCGCCGTTCCCCGTACCGACGGTGCCGGACTTCACCGCTCTGCCGCTGGCCCGGCGAGAAGACCTGCGTACCTGGTGCCTGCACCTGCTCGCCACTCACGTCCTGATCGGCGGCGCCACCCGACGCGGTAAGGGCTCGGTGCTCTGGTCCCTCGTCCGGTCCCTCGCCGGCGGGGTCGCCTCCGGGCTGGTCCGGCTGTGGGTGATCGACCCGAAGGGCGGGATGGAGTTCGCGCTCGGGCGGCCGATGTTCGCCCGGTTCGCCTGCAAGTCCTTCGAAGCGATGGCGGACCTGCTGGACGAAGCCGTAGTCGTGATGCGCGAGCGACAGACCCGGCTGGCGGGCAACGTCCGGGTGCACACACCGACCGTGGATGACCCCCTGGTGGTGGTCGTCATCGACGAAATGGCGGCGCTGACCGCGTACCTGCAAGACGGGGAGCTGCGTAAGCGCATCGCGGCCTCGCTGGGGATGCTCCTGTCGCAGGGTGCCGGCGTCGGGGTCCTGGTCGTGGCCGCGTTGCAGGACCCGCGCAAAGAGGTGCTGCCGTTCCGGGACCTGTTCCCGACCCGGATCGCGCTCGGCCTCACCGAGGAATCCCATGTGGACATGATCCTCGGCGACGGCGCACGCGACCGGGGAGCACTGGCCGACCAGATGCCGCGCTGGGCGAAAGGTGTCGGCTACGTCATCCTCGACGGCACCCCGGAACCGATGCGGGTCCGCTTTTCCTACCTGACCGACGAGCAGATCCGGGACATGGCACGGGAGTACCCGGCCCCCGCCGATGCGGCGGACATCCTCGCCCAGGTCGGCCGCGAAACCGCCACCGAACCTGTCCGCGTCCCGCTGCCCCGGCGACCGGTGGCCGGGCCGCTGATCCCGGACACGTTGCTGAAGCTCCTCAACCGCGACACCGACAAGCGGGGAGGTGAGCCGCGGTGA
- a CDS encoding DUF2637 domain-containing protein, with the protein MIRQRAENAVKVLILLAIGGMAGAAAFTHVHDLTVAHGQPNWIGWANAVAVELMAIYLGLEIRSRRRAGRPVGFVGVLLVAFSLLSLAAQVAEAEPTVWGWIVAAVPSLAFLALVKVVLSSAPAAPAVATDEGLEAVDEPNPEPVTVDPEPVREPVIYAPVAPPARPAASAVLPPLGVVHPTRPGVVGVIR; encoded by the coding sequence ATGATCCGCCAACGCGCTGAGAACGCGGTCAAGGTGCTCATCCTGCTCGCCATCGGCGGGATGGCCGGGGCTGCTGCCTTCACCCACGTACATGATCTGACCGTCGCGCACGGGCAGCCGAACTGGATCGGCTGGGCCAACGCCGTAGCCGTCGAACTGATGGCCATCTACCTCGGCCTGGAGATCCGCTCCCGGCGGCGTGCTGGTCGGCCGGTCGGGTTCGTCGGCGTCCTCCTCGTCGCCTTCTCCCTGCTCTCCCTCGCCGCCCAGGTCGCCGAAGCCGAACCCACCGTCTGGGGCTGGATCGTCGCCGCCGTCCCCTCCCTCGCCTTCCTCGCCCTGGTCAAGGTCGTCCTGTCCAGCGCTCCCGCTGCTCCCGCCGTCGCCACCGATGAGGGCCTGGAGGCCGTCGACGAACCCAACCCGGAACCCGTCACGGTCGACCCCGAACCAGTACGGGAACCCGTCATCTACGCGCCCGTCGCTCCACCGGCACGCCCAGCGGCCTCGGCGGTCCTGCCTCCCCTGGGCGTGGTCCACCCCACCCGGCCCGGCGTCGTCGGGGTGATCCGATGA
- a CDS encoding replication initiator gives MTAPTLPGLEPATSEPPRPGSRAARMALPRSIDVLRDIATEYGVCIRPLPMRRTDLDTGLTEVIDLPCGATREDKCPPCAKKNRRLRQAQIREGWHRSDEPSPPPEPATEEQKALIVLRAHFEFARDEAVRSSQWDQVADLDEAIQEVEEAIAAEGLRGRVGPPHHVDGDDQADDDNGPRRKRSTRRRQDAPDLPRRKVEARTVGKTYKAPDGSTYQPSMWLTLTLDSYGPVLSDGTPVNPDRYDYRRAAWDAVHFPRLLDRFWQNLRRCEGWNVQYAGCVEPQRRLAPHAHFAIRGTIPRDTLRTVAAATYHQVWWPSVGVQLYNRNRLPIWDEQASAWIDPDTLQPLTTWTEALDALDQDEEAEPVHVVRFGAQVDARGVMPGTADAERTIRYVTKYITKATGDCHKITTDRQQRHLDRLWHQLQITPCTDRCPNWLLYGIQPKKAHAKLKPGRCKGKVHQRETLGIGGRRILVSRDWSGKTLADHKHDARAWVKALLGATTDLAGVEHAQGATVERMRHAWELARPHDPDVTPLAHRLMRSISERARWRSELLAAKDRAAQGQPSDLSATGNGTIGEGEAQWTRS, from the coding sequence ATGACCGCCCCCACCCTGCCCGGCCTCGAACCGGCAACCTCCGAACCACCCCGACCCGGATCACGGGCGGCCCGGATGGCGCTCCCTCGCTCCATCGACGTACTCCGGGACATCGCCACCGAGTACGGCGTCTGCATCCGACCACTTCCCATGCGCCGAACCGACCTCGACACGGGCCTGACCGAGGTCATCGACCTGCCGTGCGGGGCGACCCGTGAGGACAAGTGCCCGCCGTGCGCGAAGAAGAACCGGAGACTGCGGCAGGCGCAGATCCGGGAAGGCTGGCACCGGTCCGACGAGCCTTCACCTCCACCGGAACCTGCGACGGAGGAACAGAAAGCGCTGATCGTGCTGCGGGCACACTTCGAGTTTGCCCGGGACGAAGCCGTCCGCTCGTCGCAGTGGGACCAGGTCGCCGACCTCGACGAGGCCATCCAAGAGGTGGAAGAGGCCATCGCGGCGGAAGGACTACGCGGCCGAGTCGGCCCACCGCACCACGTCGACGGTGACGACCAGGCCGACGACGACAACGGCCCCCGGCGGAAGCGTTCAACCAGGCGGCGGCAGGACGCACCCGACCTACCCCGTCGCAAGGTCGAAGCCCGCACGGTCGGCAAGACGTACAAGGCACCGGACGGCAGCACCTACCAGCCGTCGATGTGGCTGACCCTCACCCTCGACTCCTACGGCCCGGTCCTCTCCGACGGCACACCCGTAAACCCCGACCGGTACGACTACCGCCGCGCGGCCTGGGACGCGGTCCACTTCCCCCGACTCCTCGACCGGTTCTGGCAGAACCTCCGCCGCTGCGAAGGCTGGAACGTCCAGTACGCCGGCTGCGTCGAGCCCCAACGACGCCTCGCCCCACACGCCCACTTCGCCATCCGGGGCACCATCCCGCGCGACACCCTCCGCACCGTGGCGGCGGCCACGTACCACCAGGTGTGGTGGCCGAGCGTGGGCGTACAGCTCTACAACCGCAACCGGCTACCAATCTGGGACGAGCAAGCCTCGGCCTGGATCGACCCGGACACCCTGCAACCGCTGACCACCTGGACCGAAGCCCTCGACGCGCTCGACCAGGACGAAGAAGCCGAACCCGTACACGTCGTCCGGTTCGGCGCCCAGGTCGACGCACGCGGCGTCATGCCCGGCACCGCCGACGCCGAACGAACCATCCGGTACGTCACGAAGTACATCACCAAAGCCACCGGCGACTGCCACAAGATCACCACCGACCGGCAGCAACGCCACCTCGACCGGCTCTGGCACCAACTCCAGATCACACCCTGTACCGACCGGTGCCCCAACTGGCTCCTCTACGGCATCCAGCCGAAGAAGGCACACGCCAAGCTCAAGCCCGGCCGCTGCAAAGGCAAGGTCCACCAACGGGAAACCCTCGGCATCGGCGGCCGGCGCATCCTCGTCTCCCGCGACTGGTCCGGCAAAACCCTCGCCGACCACAAACACGACGCACGCGCCTGGGTGAAAGCACTCCTCGGCGCCACCACCGACCTCGCTGGGGTCGAGCACGCCCAGGGCGCCACCGTCGAACGGATGCGGCACGCGTGGGAACTCGCCAGACCACACGACCCGGACGTGACACCCCTCGCCCACCGGCTCATGCGCTCCATCTCCGAACGCGCCCGGTGGCGCTCGGAACTCCTCGCGGCCAAGGACCGGGCCGCCCAGGGACAACCCTCCGATCTTTCGGCAACTGGCAACGGCACCATCGGGGAGGGAGAGGCACAGTGGACGAGGTCTTGA
- a CDS encoding helix-turn-helix domain-containing protein → MSERYIRRLVAERRIPFHKLGRSVRIKAVDLAAHVESGRVESITVTDVWRGLRSVA, encoded by the coding sequence ATGAGTGAGCGCTACATCCGCCGGCTGGTCGCTGAGCGGCGTATCCCGTTCCACAAGCTCGGGCGCAGCGTACGGATCAAGGCGGTTGACCTCGCGGCGCACGTCGAGTCCGGCCGGGTGGAGTCGATCACGGTCACCGACGTGTGGCGTGGCCTGCGGAGTGTGGCCTGA
- a CDS encoding tyrosine-type recombinase/integrase, with amino-acid sequence MAAGRRRFGSVRKRESGRYQVRYPGPDGRQRSAPDTFARKTDADRYLTMIEAQMMRGEWIDPERAKVTLGDYADRWITQRPGLRPRTVALYRWTLGKHIAPYLGGVDLGRLDTALIREWRANLLGNGVSVSMAAKAYRLLRAVLTTAVNEDELLRKNPCRIPGADQEKPAERPTLSMGQALKLAELMEDRYRALVLVTTFACLRWGEVSALQRQDVDADSGLIRVRQTYTEIRGAGLVLGPPKSRAGLRTVSVPAAILPALRTHLAAYVDDDPTALVFTGPNGRPIWRGNLNQLIGWSAAVGKLGVPGLHFHDLRHTGNTLAARTGASTRELMARMGHDSPQAAMIYQHATAEADRAIAQAVSDAVKAERRKAKKAAASKPEKKAKDKEAGKNRA; translated from the coding sequence ATGGCGGCGGGGCGCCGGAGGTTCGGCAGCGTACGGAAGCGAGAATCGGGCCGCTACCAGGTGCGCTACCCCGGCCCCGACGGGCGCCAGCGGTCCGCCCCGGACACGTTCGCGCGCAAGACGGACGCGGACCGGTACCTGACGATGATCGAAGCCCAGATGATGCGCGGTGAGTGGATCGATCCCGAGCGGGCGAAGGTCACGCTCGGCGACTACGCGGACCGTTGGATCACCCAACGGCCGGGCCTGCGTCCCCGGACGGTGGCGCTGTACCGCTGGACTCTCGGCAAGCACATCGCCCCGTACCTCGGCGGGGTCGACCTCGGCCGGCTGGACACTGCGCTGATCCGTGAGTGGCGGGCGAATCTGCTCGGCAACGGTGTCTCGGTGAGCATGGCGGCGAAGGCGTACCGGCTGCTGCGGGCGGTACTGACGACGGCGGTCAACGAAGACGAGTTGCTGCGCAAGAACCCGTGCCGGATTCCGGGGGCCGACCAGGAGAAGCCGGCGGAACGGCCCACCCTGAGCATGGGCCAGGCGCTAAAGCTCGCCGAGTTGATGGAGGACCGGTACCGGGCGCTCGTGCTGGTGACCACCTTCGCCTGCCTGCGCTGGGGCGAGGTGTCCGCGCTGCAACGGCAGGATGTTGACGCAGACTCGGGGCTGATCCGCGTTCGCCAGACCTACACCGAAATCCGTGGTGCGGGTCTGGTGCTCGGCCCGCCAAAGTCGCGGGCAGGTCTACGTACGGTGTCGGTGCCGGCAGCGATCCTTCCCGCGCTCCGCACGCACCTGGCCGCGTACGTCGACGACGACCCGACGGCGTTGGTCTTCACGGGGCCGAATGGGCGGCCGATCTGGCGGGGCAACCTGAACCAGTTGATCGGCTGGTCGGCGGCGGTCGGCAAGCTCGGTGTGCCGGGGCTGCACTTCCACGATCTGCGGCACACCGGCAACACGCTCGCGGCGCGGACTGGGGCGAGCACTCGGGAGCTGATGGCGCGTATGGGCCACGACTCGCCACAGGCGGCGATGATCTACCAGCACGCGACGGCCGAAGCTGACCGGGCCATCGCCCAGGCGGTGAGCGACGCGGTCAAGGCCGAGCGCAGGAAGGCTAAGAAGGCGGCGGCTAGCAAACCGGAGAAGAAGGCCAAGGACAAAGAGGCGGGCAAGAACCGTGCGTAG
- a CDS encoding DUF6924 domain-containing protein has translation MTPLPQPRDLTSLVLRSDFRDEAAWTALMAAIDDLDPYPNATYVSDPAYAGVTVQALVDVDAAASDDDKLTYLFLADATTMADDEHPLLAVDLYDEPGRTFRVPTRWYADVSANLTIANMDFADFADVTDGSGTYRGFDDESPGASG, from the coding sequence ATGACTCCCCTGCCCCAACCCAGGGACCTGACGTCGCTGGTTCTACGCAGCGACTTCCGCGACGAAGCAGCCTGGACCGCCCTTATGGCGGCCATCGACGACTTGGACCCGTACCCGAACGCGACGTACGTCAGCGACCCCGCCTATGCCGGTGTGACTGTCCAAGCGCTGGTTGACGTGGATGCCGCCGCGAGCGACGACGACAAGCTGACCTACCTGTTCCTCGCGGACGCGACCACGATGGCCGACGACGAACACCCGCTGTTAGCCGTCGACTTGTACGACGAGCCCGGCCGCACGTTCCGGGTGCCGACCCGGTGGTACGCCGATGTATCTGCAAACCTGACCATCGCGAACATGGATTTCGCTGACTTCGCCGATGTCACCGACGGATCTGGCACTTATCGTGGCTTCGACGACGAGTCACCCGGTGCCAGCGGATAG
- a CDS encoding zinc metalloprotease, whose amino-acid sequence MGLHRIRKSLRSVGVASTAVVLLLGSMVLVANPALASPATASTTGPSAGCVQLAVADSAARARPGAPGGHDPNELDAPEAAQRNRDLDAAYAKRVGVAPFSAAPRKITIPVVVHVISRDRTREGGNIPRAMIDAQFKVLNAAFDGVDGGAVTPFKFKLKKLNRVINPAWYPIVAESPAETQMKRSLRTGGPETLNLYLGALSDDLLGWATFPQKQLTTYDGVVVLSESLPGGNEKPYNEGDTGTHEVGHWLNLFHTFQGGCAGEGDAVADTPAEAEPAFGCPTGRDSCVSRSGLDPIHNFMNYTVDACMDRFTAGQVNRMVKAWQAYRA is encoded by the coding sequence ATGGGTTTGCACCGCATCCGGAAGTCGTTGCGCTCGGTTGGCGTGGCGTCCACTGCTGTCGTACTGCTGCTCGGGTCCATGGTGTTGGTGGCGAACCCGGCACTGGCAAGCCCGGCTACGGCGAGCACGACGGGGCCATCGGCAGGATGCGTCCAGCTGGCGGTGGCAGACTCGGCCGCCAGGGCGAGACCCGGGGCGCCCGGTGGGCACGACCCCAACGAACTGGACGCGCCCGAGGCGGCGCAGCGCAATCGAGACCTGGACGCCGCGTACGCGAAGCGGGTCGGAGTGGCGCCGTTCAGCGCCGCCCCGAGGAAGATCACGATCCCGGTGGTGGTGCACGTGATCAGCCGGGACCGTACCCGGGAGGGTGGAAACATTCCGCGCGCGATGATCGATGCCCAGTTCAAGGTGCTGAACGCGGCGTTCGACGGAGTGGATGGTGGCGCGGTCACGCCCTTCAAGTTCAAGCTCAAGAAGCTCAACCGGGTGATCAACCCGGCCTGGTATCCGATCGTGGCGGAGAGCCCGGCGGAGACGCAGATGAAGAGGTCGCTGCGGACCGGCGGCCCGGAGACGCTCAACCTCTACCTGGGGGCACTCAGCGACGACCTGCTCGGCTGGGCGACGTTTCCGCAGAAGCAGTTGACCACGTACGACGGGGTGGTGGTGCTTTCGGAGTCACTGCCCGGCGGCAACGAGAAGCCCTACAACGAGGGCGACACCGGCACCCACGAGGTCGGCCACTGGCTGAACCTCTTCCACACGTTCCAGGGCGGGTGCGCGGGTGAAGGCGACGCGGTGGCGGACACCCCGGCGGAGGCGGAGCCGGCGTTCGGCTGCCCGACCGGGCGGGACTCGTGTGTGAGCAGGTCGGGGCTCGACCCGATCCACAACTTCATGAACTACACGGTCGACGCCTGCATGGACCGGTTCACGGCCGGACAGGTGAACCGCATGGTCAAAGCGTGGCAGGCGTACCGGGCCTGA
- the dcd gene encoding dCTP deaminase, whose protein sequence is MLLSDRDLVTEIKAGTLGLEPFEPALVQPSSIDVRLDRLFRVFNNHLYTHIDPASQQDDLTSVVDVPDGEPFVLHPGEFVLASTLEVISLGDQLAGRLEGKSSLGRLGLLTHSTAGFIDPGFSGHVTLELSNVANLPITLWPGMKIGQLCIFRLSSPAEHPYGSAVYGSRYQGQRGPTPSRSWQRWQTWPTR, encoded by the coding sequence ATGCTGCTCTCCGACCGTGACCTGGTCACCGAGATCAAGGCGGGCACTCTGGGGCTTGAGCCCTTCGAGCCGGCACTGGTGCAACCGTCGAGCATCGACGTACGACTGGACCGGCTCTTCCGGGTGTTCAACAACCATCTCTACACCCACATCGACCCGGCCAGCCAACAGGATGACCTGACCTCGGTCGTGGACGTGCCCGACGGCGAGCCGTTCGTGCTGCACCCGGGCGAGTTCGTACTCGCCTCCACGCTCGAAGTGATCTCACTCGGCGACCAGCTCGCCGGACGGCTGGAGGGCAAGTCGAGCCTGGGTCGGCTGGGCCTGCTCACCCACTCGACCGCCGGCTTCATCGACCCCGGCTTCTCCGGCCACGTCACGCTGGAACTCTCCAACGTGGCCAACCTGCCGATCACCCTCTGGCCCGGCATGAAGATCGGCCAGCTCTGCATCTTCCGGCTCTCGTCGCCGGCCGAGCACCCCTACGGCTCCGCCGTGTACGGCTCCCGCTACCAGGGCCAACGCGGCCCTACCCCCAGCCGTTCCTGGCAACGTTGGCAGACCTGGCCCACCCGCTGA